From Denitrovibrio acetiphilus DSM 12809, the proteins below share one genomic window:
- the pgsA gene encoding CDP-diacylglycerol--glycerol-3-phosphate 3-phosphatidyltransferase has product MPFRNQMNIANKITLARIAMVPIFIVLLYFDRYWTNIIATVIYTFTALTDLVDGHLARKHNIVTDLGKILDPVADKILVTAALVLLVELGRLGAVVVIILIGRDLLIGALRNVAASKGTVIAAGRGGKIKTVFQMIGVGCIIWKNQLLGIDILLIGQIIVYVSVILSLHSGWVYFKNYSEEYRKQQLENMEDEQHI; this is encoded by the coding sequence ATGCCTTTCCGCAATCAGATGAACATCGCAAACAAGATAACGCTGGCACGTATAGCTATGGTGCCGATATTTATAGTACTTCTGTATTTTGACAGATACTGGACAAACATTATTGCAACCGTGATCTACACATTTACGGCCCTCACAGACCTTGTTGACGGTCATTTAGCAAGAAAACATAACATAGTAACAGACCTTGGGAAGATACTTGATCCTGTCGCAGACAAGATACTCGTTACTGCTGCACTTGTGCTTCTGGTTGAGCTTGGCAGGCTGGGAGCTGTTGTAGTTATCATTTTAATAGGGCGTGACCTGCTCATAGGAGCTCTACGTAATGTCGCTGCCAGTAAAGGCACTGTCATTGCTGCGGGGAGAGGCGGAAAGATCAAGACCGTATTTCAGATGATCGGCGTCGGTTGTATAATATGGAAAAACCAACTGCTGGGTATAGATATTTTGCTCATAGGTCAAATAATAGTTTATGTTTCAGTAATATTATCGCTGCATTCCGGCTGGGTATATTTCAAAAACTATTCTGAAG
- a CDS encoding PTS system mannose/fructose/sorbose family transporter subunit IID, whose translation MKELFVGIRSLIYQSNLNHENMQGTGFAYMIKHAAKGEGIELSEDVLERETEYFHTHPYLANFIFGMWVKEYKNGGEPDFYKKVYSSAFGALGDSFFWHSLRPFCFIIAAMIGFHDPFAGLITYLVLYNTFHLTFRLGGYRVGYTLGRDVIVFFNRISFNRWPRHMDMVSTFMLGVFLSFLVKECVDFNPLVLGVLTVYLLLGLAVARKIDIVFGLVGMLFITGFFLYFTGV comes from the coding sequence GTGAAAGAATTATTTGTCGGCATCAGAAGCCTTATCTATCAGTCAAACCTTAATCATGAAAATATGCAGGGGACCGGCTTTGCCTATATGATAAAGCATGCCGCTAAAGGTGAAGGGATTGAGCTGAGCGAAGATGTTTTAGAAAGAGAAACTGAGTATTTCCATACTCACCCATACCTTGCGAACTTTATCTTTGGTATGTGGGTCAAAGAATATAAGAACGGTGGAGAGCCGGATTTCTATAAGAAAGTGTACTCCTCTGCTTTTGGTGCTCTTGGTGACAGTTTCTTTTGGCACTCACTTCGTCCGTTCTGTTTTATAATAGCCGCAATGATAGGGTTTCATGACCCTTTTGCCGGACTTATAACGTATCTGGTTTTATATAATACATTTCATCTTACCTTCCGTTTAGGAGGTTATAGGGTGGGGTATACCCTTGGGCGTGACGTGATCGTGTTTTTTAACAGGATCAGCTTTAACAGGTGGCCACGCCACATGGACATGGTTTCGACATTTATGTTAGGAGTATTTCTATCATTCCTTGTGAAGGAATGTGTTGATTTTAACCCTCTGGTACTTGGTGTGCTGACTGTATACCTGCTGTTAGGTTTGGCGGTCGCCAGAAAGATCGACATAGTTTTCGGACTTGTCGGAATGCTTTTTATAACAGGTTTTTTCTTATATTTTACAGGAGTATAG
- the ptsP gene encoding phosphoenolpyruvate--protein phosphotransferase, translating to MKLLKGIPSSDGITIGRCYILDRQKIHVRRYSINASEVESEKVKLAVGVEKTAEFIKTSKNMSEDFLAEEHAFIFDIYLMLLRDNMLIGAAEQTIENELVNAEYALSKAGAYLMGQFDKSANEYLRERKSDINNIVQKVLRFMSDQEMDTVLDAANADIIIAHDLTPSDTSQMTRKNIKGFATDLGSRTSHTSILARSLGIPAVVGLEDIASAAKDGDLIIIDGFEGVVIVDPDEQTLDSYAYKDSRYAEYIKDLAKLKDEESVTKDGERISTYSNIELNDELYLSNNYRHDGVGLYRTEYIYMEHGNVSEDKQFRILKAAALENGGLPLVVRTFDLGADKLSKYMPHPKEQNPAMGLRAVRYSLKYHEFFNKQLRAILRASAYGDVHVLFPMISGMEEYHKCLDALEKAKAELRAEGVDFDENIKKGVMMELPSLAVISDFIAAEVDFFSVGTNDLIQYTLGIDRNNEFVAYLYRPTHPAVIRTLKKIIESANAAGIECTVCGEIAGEPKYIPMLIGLGYRSLSMSPAGLLKARMIIRALNISDCHKLVDELLDMKIARLAEKHVEKFIEEKCSDVYFH from the coding sequence TTGAAACTTCTCAAAGGTATCCCCTCCAGTGACGGCATAACTATCGGGCGCTGTTATATTTTAGACAGGCAGAAAATACATGTACGCAGATACAGTATTAACGCTTCTGAAGTAGAGTCTGAAAAAGTTAAGCTGGCGGTCGGGGTAGAGAAAACTGCGGAATTTATTAAAACATCCAAAAATATGAGCGAGGATTTCCTTGCGGAAGAACATGCTTTTATCTTTGATATTTACCTGATGCTTTTGCGTGACAATATGCTCATAGGAGCCGCAGAGCAGACGATAGAAAACGAGCTTGTAAATGCAGAGTATGCTTTGAGTAAAGCCGGTGCATACCTCATGGGGCAGTTTGATAAGTCCGCGAACGAGTATCTTCGTGAGCGCAAATCAGATATAAATAATATCGTTCAGAAAGTGTTGCGTTTTATGAGCGATCAAGAGATGGACACTGTTCTTGATGCTGCCAATGCCGATATAATAATTGCCCACGACCTCACCCCGTCTGATACGTCTCAGATGACCAGAAAAAATATCAAAGGCTTTGCTACAGATCTAGGGAGTCGTACATCTCATACCTCGATACTGGCAAGATCGTTGGGGATACCTGCTGTAGTCGGTTTGGAAGACATAGCTTCGGCAGCAAAAGATGGTGATCTTATTATTATTGACGGTTTTGAGGGTGTTGTTATTGTAGACCCGGATGAACAGACTCTTGACAGTTACGCTTACAAAGACAGCCGTTATGCCGAATACATCAAAGACCTTGCTAAACTTAAAGACGAAGAATCCGTCACAAAAGACGGTGAACGCATATCTACCTACAGCAATATAGAACTGAATGACGAACTTTATCTTTCTAACAACTACCGTCATGACGGGGTAGGGCTTTATCGCACAGAATATATTTATATGGAGCACGGAAACGTCAGCGAAGATAAACAGTTTAGAATATTAAAAGCTGCGGCTTTGGAAAACGGCGGACTGCCTCTTGTGGTTAGAACATTTGACCTCGGGGCCGATAAGCTCTCAAAATATATGCCTCATCCAAAAGAGCAGAACCCTGCTATGGGGCTTCGTGCTGTACGTTATTCACTAAAATATCATGAGTTTTTTAATAAACAGCTCCGTGCAATCCTCAGAGCTTCTGCATATGGTGATGTCCATGTGCTCTTTCCGATGATATCCGGGATGGAAGAGTATCATAAATGTTTGGATGCCCTAGAAAAAGCTAAAGCCGAACTTAGGGCTGAAGGCGTTGATTTTGATGAAAACATAAAGAAAGGTGTCATGATGGAGCTCCCTTCACTTGCGGTTATAAGTGACTTTATAGCTGCTGAAGTTGACTTTTTCAGTGTAGGGACAAACGACTTAATACAGTACACCCTCGGAATAGACAGGAATAATGAGTTTGTGGCATATCTTTACAGACCCACCCATCCGGCTGTTATACGTACGCTGAAAAAGATTATTGAAAGCGCAAACGCAGCAGGGATAGAGTGTACTGTCTGTGGGGAAATAGCGGGGGAGCCGAAATATATTCCGATGCTGATAGGTCTCGGGTACCGTAGTCTGAGCATGAGCCCTGCGGGACTTCTTAAAGCTCGTATGATTATTCGTGCGCTTAACATCAGTGATTGCCACAAGCTTGTCGATGAACTGCTGGATATGAAAATTGCACGTCTTGCTGAGAAGCATGTTGAAAAGTTTATCGAAGAGAAATGCTCTGACGTGTATTTCCATTAA
- a CDS encoding PTS system mannose/fructose/N-acetylgalactosamine-transporter subunit IIB, with protein sequence MKKIIFRVDDRLIHGQVIEGWVKYFKINHVVLVNNRVASDPLQKMIYSSSLPPGTELTICTLSEFMSSYNSNRYKKDYVLIIVETVDDLYEIKDLLNDKVYINIGCVASREHKIEVSNTVFLNPEEIHKVCRIREDYNVYIHKVPWETSVEIRNFTDLLEGNL encoded by the coding sequence ATGAAAAAGATTATTTTTCGTGTAGATGACAGACTCATACACGGACAGGTCATAGAAGGTTGGGTAAAATATTTTAAAATTAACCATGTTGTTCTGGTTAACAATAGAGTTGCGTCCGATCCGCTCCAGAAAATGATTTATTCAAGCTCACTGCCCCCGGGTACGGAACTTACTATCTGTACTTTAAGCGAATTTATGTCCTCATATAACTCAAACAGATACAAAAAAGATTATGTGCTTATCATTGTTGAGACAGTGGACGATCTTTATGAAATAAAAGACCTTCTGAATGACAAGGTCTATATCAATATCGGCTGTGTTGCAAGCCGTGAGCACAAGATAGAAGTATCAAATACAGTATTTCTCAATCCGGAAGAGATACATAAAGTCTGCCGGATAAGAGAAGATTATAATGTTTACATTCACAAAGTGCCTTGGGAAACGAGCGTGGAGATCAGGAATTTTACTGATCTGCTGGAGGGTAATCTTTGA
- a CDS encoding HPr family phosphocarrier protein: MGVKEEIEIVNELGMHARAAGAFVKTSEKFRSDIKVKKDGMEVNGKSIMGLMMLAASKGSCISVDICGEDEEEALSALKELISSRFGEER, encoded by the coding sequence GTGGGAGTTAAAGAAGAAATTGAAATTGTCAATGAGCTCGGTATGCATGCACGTGCTGCCGGAGCCTTTGTAAAAACCTCAGAAAAATTCAGGTCAGATATCAAAGTTAAAAAAGATGGAATGGAAGTTAATGGTAAAAGTATAATGGGGCTGATGATGCTTGCCGCAAGTAAAGGTTCATGTATATCTGTTGATATTTGTGGTGAGGATGAAGAGGAAGCACTAAGTGCTTTGAAAGAGCTTATCAGCAGCAGGTTTGGTGAAGAACGTTGA
- a CDS encoding PTS sugar transporter subunit IIC codes for MSFVLAAVYAGLISVDRFAAFNFMLSRPIVVAFVLGIIFGNPHECFFIGLVYEAIGLIDVPFGTRIPKEDSFGAFAACMLFVLLPIEHTDEFVLGFLLTVLLMFPVTFTCALGRSVNQKLYLRQHKKGRVNTGQLLFFGILLAFVRGVVVYGLGTLLVYVIYNFIRGHLEHNVNLFLFSLMIFTFLSGYILRFLSVPSIFKYLIFACGLMVGWGVL; via the coding sequence TTGAGTTTTGTTCTGGCAGCCGTATATGCGGGGCTAATATCTGTTGATAGGTTTGCCGCATTTAATTTTATGCTGTCCAGACCCATTGTTGTTGCTTTTGTGCTGGGGATTATTTTTGGCAACCCGCATGAATGCTTCTTTATAGGGCTGGTTTACGAAGCTATAGGTCTGATTGATGTTCCTTTCGGAACCCGTATTCCAAAAGAGGACTCTTTCGGGGCTTTCGCTGCGTGTATGCTTTTTGTCCTTTTACCTATAGAGCATACAGATGAGTTTGTTCTTGGCTTTCTTCTCACAGTCCTTCTGATGTTTCCTGTTACATTTACATGTGCCCTCGGAAGGTCTGTTAATCAGAAACTTTATCTTCGCCAGCATAAAAAGGGCAGAGTCAATACAGGGCAGCTCTTATTTTTCGGGATTTTGCTGGCATTTGTTAGAGGCGTAGTCGTCTATGGGCTGGGCACTCTGCTTGTGTATGTCATATACAATTTTATCCGTGGTCATCTGGAGCATAATGTTAACCTCTTTCTGTTTTCTCTGATGATATTCACATTTCTATCCGGCTATATCCTCCGTTTTCTTTCCGTCCCTTCGATATTTAAATATCTTATTTTTGCCTGCGGACTTATGGTCGGCTGGGGGGTACTGTGA